One Campylobacter concisus DNA segment encodes these proteins:
- a CDS encoding FxsA family protein translates to MRFFAFLFFLIEAVFIYLFVDKFDFLNYFLEVLVSGFVGIVLLFNAGFSSLNSPQVAFKSFLGGNLFSQLGLSFGGALLFLPGILTDIFGIAVVVFSLVFKKNAAKNESYQEFKFQNFSEQRSKKDEGEIIDVEVIEEPKRVN, encoded by the coding sequence ATGAGATTTTTTGCATTTTTATTTTTTTTGATAGAAGCGGTCTTTATCTATCTTTTTGTTGATAAATTTGACTTTTTGAACTACTTTCTTGAGGTGCTGGTCTCTGGATTTGTGGGTATCGTACTTCTTTTTAATGCTGGATTTTCTAGCTTAAATTCGCCTCAAGTGGCATTTAAAAGCTTTCTTGGCGGAAATTTATTTAGTCAGCTAGGGCTTAGCTTTGGTGGAGCGCTGCTCTTTTTGCCAGGAATTTTAACGGATATTTTTGGCATAGCCGTGGTCGTTTTTTCTTTAGTATTTAAGAAAAATGCAGCGAAAAATGAGAGCTATCAGGAGTTTAAATTTCAAAATTTTAGCGAGCAGCGCAGTAAAAAAGATGAGGGCGAGATCATCGACGTTGAGGTCATCGAAGAGCCAAAAAGAGTAAATTAG
- the hemC gene encoding hydroxymethylbilane synthase, whose protein sequence is MKEIKIATRKSILALWQSEHIKARIEAQHKGVKVVLEGMKTKGDVILDTPLAKIGGKGLFTKELEDSMLKGETDIAVHSLKDVPVVFPEGLKLAAICSREDTRDAMISEKFAKFSDLPHGAKVGTTSLRRKMQLLIMRPDLEIISLRGNVQTRLRKLKEGEFDAIILAMAGINRLNIKAEVAHIYTFGFDEMIPAMGQGALGIEARDEKQILEQIDFLNDENAVIETTIERDFVSVLEGGCQVPIGISARLQGDEISIDAIVGLPDGSEYIKDSLKTSKNKFQSIGKELAHKFIEKGARELLKRAEEMA, encoded by the coding sequence ATGAAAGAGATAAAAATAGCAACTAGAAAGAGCATCTTAGCGCTTTGGCAAAGCGAGCATATCAAGGCTAGGATCGAGGCGCAGCACAAGGGCGTGAAGGTCGTGCTTGAGGGCATGAAGACAAAGGGCGACGTGATACTTGACACGCCACTTGCCAAGATCGGCGGCAAAGGGCTTTTTACAAAAGAGCTTGAAGATAGCATGCTAAAAGGCGAGACTGACATCGCCGTGCATAGCCTAAAAGACGTCCCAGTAGTCTTTCCAGAAGGGCTTAAACTAGCGGCCATTTGCTCACGCGAGGATACAAGAGATGCGATGATAAGTGAGAAATTTGCTAAATTTAGCGACCTACCGCACGGTGCAAAGGTTGGCACAACGAGCCTACGCCGTAAGATGCAGCTACTTATCATGAGGCCTGATCTTGAGATCATCTCGCTTCGTGGAAACGTACAAACTAGGCTTAGAAAGCTAAAAGAGGGCGAATTTGATGCGATCATTTTGGCGATGGCTGGCATAAACCGCCTAAATATCAAGGCTGAAGTGGCACACATCTACACATTTGGCTTTGACGAGATGATACCTGCGATGGGTCAGGGTGCTCTTGGTATAGAGGCTAGAGACGAGAAGCAAATTTTAGAGCAGATTGACTTTCTAAATGACGAAAATGCAGTTATAGAAACGACCATAGAGCGTGACTTTGTAAGCGTTTTAGAGGGGGGTTGCCAAGTGCCAATAGGCATCAGCGCAAGGCTACAAGGTGATGAAATTTCTATCGATGCGATCGTTGGCCTGCCTGATGGAAGCGAGTATATAAAAGATAGCTTAAAGACTAGCAAGAATAAATTTCAAAGCATCGGCAAGGAGCTAGCGCATAAATTTATAGAAAAAGGTGCTAGAGAGCTACTAAAACGTGCCGAGGAGATGGCGTAA